A genomic window from Cryobacterium sp. SO2 includes:
- the orn gene encoding oligoribonuclease: MTNSSDRLVWIDCEMTGLDLNSDELVEIAVVITDFDLNILDPGLDIVIKPDSSALENMGDFVRNMHTSSGLIEEIPNGVSVADAEYQVLEYLLKFVPEDQHAPLAGNSIGTDRAFLTRYMPRLDKQLHYRNVDVSSIKELAHRWFPRAYFNAPAKDGGHRALADILESIRELAYYRKSVFVADPGPTSAEAKSHAAAVVNNFTSNV; this comes from the coding sequence ATGACAAACAGCAGTGACCGGTTGGTATGGATCGACTGTGAGATGACCGGGCTCGACCTGAACAGCGACGAATTGGTTGAGATCGCGGTGGTCATCACCGACTTCGACCTCAACATCCTCGACCCAGGCCTCGACATCGTGATCAAGCCCGATTCCTCCGCCCTCGAGAACATGGGCGACTTCGTGCGCAACATGCACACCTCGTCGGGCCTGATCGAGGAGATCCCGAACGGCGTGAGCGTCGCCGATGCCGAGTACCAGGTACTCGAGTACCTGCTCAAGTTCGTTCCAGAGGACCAGCACGCCCCCCTGGCCGGCAACTCCATCGGCACGGACCGGGCCTTCCTGACCCGGTACATGCCGCGCCTGGACAAGCAGCTGCATTACCGCAACGTCGACGTCTCGTCGATCAAGGAACTCGCCCACCGCTGGTTCCCGCGCGCGTACTTCAACGCCCCGGCGAAGGACGGCGGTCACCGCGCCCTGGCCGACATCCTGGAGTCGATCCGGGAGCTCGCGTACTACCGCAAGAGCGTCTTCGTGGCCGACCCCGGACCCACGAGCGCCGAAGCAAAATCGCACGCGGCGGCCGTAGTGAACAACTTCACCTCAAACGTGTAA